From Poecile atricapillus isolate bPoeAtr1 chromosome Z, bPoeAtr1.hap1, whole genome shotgun sequence, one genomic window encodes:
- the LOC131573072 gene encoding histone H1.10, translated as MSETAPAAAPAVAAPAAKAAAKKPKKAASGSKARKPAGPSVTELITKAVSASKERKGLSLAALKKALAAGGYDVEKNNSRIKLGLKSLVSKGTLVQTKGTGASGSFRLSKKPGEVKEKAPKKRTAAAKPKKPAAKKPASAAKKPKKAAAVKKSPKKAKKPAAAAAKKAAKSPKKATKAAKPKKAAAAAKSPAKAKAVKPKAAKPKAAKPKAAKAKKAAPKK; from the coding sequence ATGTCGGAGaccgctcccgccgccgctcccgctgTCGCGGCCCCCGCCGCCAAGGCCGCCGCCAAGAAGCCGAAGAAGGCGGCGAGCGGCTCCAAAGCCCGCAAGCCCGCGGGGCCCAGCGTCACCGAGCTCATCACCAAGGCCGTGTCCGCCTCCAAGGAGCGCAAGGGGCTCTCCCTCGCCGCGCTCAAGAAGGCGCTGGCCGCCGGCGGCTACGATGTGGAGAAGAACAACAGCCGCATCAAGCTGGGGCTCAAGAGCCTCGTCAGCAAGGGCACCCTGGTGCAGACCAAGGGCACCGGCGCCTCCGGCTCCTTCCGCCTCAGCAAGAAACCCGGGGAAGTGAAGGAAAAAGCCCCTAAGAAGAGAACGGCTGCTGCCAAGCCCAAGAAGCCGGCGGCTAAGAAGCCCGCCAGCGCTGCCAAGAAGCCCAAGAAGGCGGCGGCGGTGAAGAAGAGCCCCAAGAAAGCCAAGAAGCCGGCGGCTGCAGCTGCCAAGAAAGCAGCGAAAAGCCCTAAGAAGGCGACAAAGGCTGCCAAGCCCAAAAaagcggcggcagcagcgaaGAGCCCGGCTAAGGCGAAGGCGGTGAAGCCCAAAGCAGCCAAGCCCAAGGCGGCCAAGCCGAAAGCAGCCAAGGCAAAGAAGGCAGCTCCCAAGAAATGA
- the LOC131573090 gene encoding histone H2B 1/2/3/4/6 encodes MPEPAKSAPAPKKGSKKAVTKTQKKGDKKRKKSRKESYSIYVYKVLKQVHPDTGISSKAMGIMNSFVNDIFERIAGEASRLAHYNKRSTITSREIQTAVRLLLPGELAKHAVSEGTKAVTKYTSSK; translated from the coding sequence ATGCCCGAGCCGGCCAAGTCCGCCCCCGCGCCCAAGAAGGGCTCCAAGAAGGCGGTGACCAAGACGCAGAAGAAAGGCGACAAGAAGCGCAAGAAGAGCCGCAAGGAGAGCTACTCGATCTACGTGTACAAGGTGCTGAAGCAGGTGCACCCCGACACGGGCATCTCGTCCAAGGCCATGGGCATCATGAACTCCTTCGTCAACGACATCTTCGAGCGCATCGCCGGCGAGGCGTCGCGCCTGGCGCACTACAACAAGCGCTCCACCATCACGTCGCGGGAGATCCAGACGGCCgtgcggctgctgctgcccggcGAGCTGGCCAAGCACGCCGTGTCCGAGGGCACCAAGGCTGTCACCAAGTACACCAGCTCCAAGTAG
- the LOC131573085 gene encoding histone H2A.J, with product MSGRGKQGGKVRAKAKSRSSRAGLQFPVGRVHRLLRKGNYAERVGAGAPVYMAAVLEYLTAEILELAGNAARDNKKTRIIPRHLQLAIRNDEELNKLLGKVTIAQGGVLPNIQAVLLPKKTESHKAKSK from the coding sequence ATGTCCGGCCGCGGGAAACAGGGAGGCAAAGTCCGAGCTAAAGCTAAGTCGCGCTCGTCGCGGGCCGGGCTGCAGTTCCCCGTGGGCCGCGTGCACCGGCTTCTCCGAAAAGGTAACTACGCGGAGCGGGTGGGTGCCGGAGCTCCCGTCTACATGGCGGCCGTGCTGGAGTACCTGACGGCCGAGATCTTGGAGCTGGCGGGCAACGCGGCCCGCGACAACAAGAAGACGCGCATCATCCCCCGCCACCTGCAGCTCGCCATCCGCAACGACGAGGAGCTCAACAAGCTGCTGGGCAAGGTGACCATCGCGCAGGGCGGCGTGCTGCCCAACATCCAGGCCGTGCTGCTGCCCAAGAAGACTGAGAGCCATAAAGCTAAAAGCAAATAA
- the LOC131573096 gene encoding histone H4: protein MSGRGKGGKGLGKGGAKRHRKVLRDNIQGITKPAIRRLARRGGVKRISGLIYEETRGVLKVFLENVIRDAVTYTEHAKRKTVTAMDVVYALKRQGRTLYGFGG, encoded by the coding sequence ATGTCTGGTAGGGGCAAGGGCGGCAAGGGGCTTGGCAAGGGCGGCGCCAAGCGGCACCGCAAGGTGCTCCGCGATAACATCCAGGGTATCACCAAGCCGGCCATCCGCCGCCTGGCTCGGCGCGGCGGCGTCAAGCGCATCTCGGGGCTGATCTACGAGGAGACGCGCGGCGTGCTGAAGGTGTTCCTGGAGAACGTGATCCGCGACGCCGTCACCTACACGGAGCACGCCAAGAGGAAGACGGTGACCGCTATGGATGTGGTGTATGCCCTCAAGCGCCAGGGCCGCACTCTGTACGGCTTCGGCGGCTAA
- the LOC131573079 gene encoding histone H3, which translates to MARTKQTARKSTGGKAPRKQLATKAARKSAPATGGVKKPHRYRPGTVALREIRRYQKSTELLIRKLPFQRLVREIAQDFKTDLRFQSSAVMALQEASEAYLVGLFEDTNLCAIHAKRVTIMPKDIQLARRIRGERA; encoded by the coding sequence ATGGCGCGTACGAAGCAGACAGCGCGTAAGTCGACGGGCGGGAAGGCGCCCCGCAAGCAGCTGGCTACCAAGGCTGCCCGCAAGAGCGCGCCGGCCACGGGCGGCGTCAAGAAGCCGCACCGCTACCGGCCCGGCACGGTGGCGCTGCGCGAGATCCGGCGCTACCAGAAGTCGACGGAGCTGCTGATCCGCAAGCTGCCCTTCCAGCGCCTGGTGCGCGAGATCGCGCAGGACTTCAAGACGGACCTGCGCTTCCAGAGCTCGGCCGTCATGGCGCTGCAGGAGGCCAGCGAGGCCTACCTGGTGGGGCTCTTCGAGGACACCAACCTGTGTGCCATCCACGCCAAGCGCGTCACCATCATGCCCAAGGACATCCAGCTGGCCCGCCGCATCCGCGGCGAGCGCGCCTGA
- the LOC131573095 gene encoding histone H4: MSGRGKGGKGLGKGGAKRHRKVLRDNIQGITKPAIRRLARRGGVKRISGLIYEETRGVLKVFLENVIRDAVTYTEHAKRKTVTAMDVVYALKRQGRTLYGFGG, translated from the coding sequence ATGTCTGGCAGGGGTAAGGGCGGCAAGGGGCTCGGCAAGGGCGGCGCCAAGCGGCACCGCAAGGTGCTCCGCGATAACATCCAGGGCATCACCAAGCCGGCCATCCGCCGCCTGGCTCGGCGCGGCGGCGTCAAGCGCATCTCGGGGCTGATCTACGAGGAGACGCGCGGCGTGCTGAAGGTGTTCCTGGAGAACGTGATCCGCGACGCCGTCACCTACACGGAGCACGCCAAGAGAAAGACGGTGACTGCCATGGACGTGGTGTACGCCCTCAAGCGCCAGGGCCGCACTCTGTACGGCTTCGGCGGCTAA
- the LOC131573080 gene encoding histone H2A-IV yields the protein MSGRGKQGGKARAKAKSRSSRAGLQFPVGRVHRLLRKGNYAERVGAGAPVYLAAVLEYLTAEILELAGNAARDNKKTRIIPRHLQLAIRNDEELNKLLGKVTIAQGGVLPNIQAVLLPKKTDSHKAKAK from the coding sequence ATGTCCGGGCGCGGGAAGCAGGGCGGGAAGGCGCGCGCCAAGGCCAAGTCGCGCTCGTCGCGGGCCGGGCTGCAGTTCCCCGTGGGCCGCGTGCACCGGCTGCTGCGCAAGGGCAACTACGCGGAGCGCGTGGGCGCCGGCGCCCCGGTGTACCTGGCGGCCGTGCTGGAGTACCTGACGGCCGAGATCCTGGAGCTGGCGGGCAACGCGGCCCGCGACAACAAGAAGACGCGCATCATCCCCCGCCACCTGCAGCTCGCCATCCGCAACGACGAGGAGCTCAACAAGCTGCTGGGCAAGGTGACCATCGCGCAGGGCGGCGTGTTGCCCAACATCCAGGCCGTGCTGCTGCCCAAGAAGACCGACAGCCACAAGGCTAAAGCCAAGTAA
- the LOC131573088 gene encoding histone H2B 8, producing the protein MPEPAKSAPAPKKGSKKAVTKTQKKGDKKRRKTRKESYSIYVYKVLKQVHPDTGISSKAMGIMNSFVNDIFERIAGEASRLAHYNKRSTITSREIQTAVRLLLPGELAKHAVSEGTKAVTKYTSSK; encoded by the coding sequence ATGCCGGAACCAGCTAAATCCGCTCCTGCTCCCAAGAAGGGCTCCAAGAAGGCTGTCACCAAGACTCAAAAGAAAGGTGACAAGAAGCGTAGAAAGACTAGGAAAGAGAGCTACTCGATCTACGTGTACAAGGTGCTGAAGCAGGTGCACCCCGACACGGGCATCTCGTCCAAGGCCATGGGCATCATGAACTCCTTCGTCAACGACATCTTCGAGCGCATCGCCGGCGAGGCGTCGCGCCTGGCGCACTACAACAAGCGCTCCACCATCACGTCGCGGGAGATCCAGACGGCCgtgcggctgctgctgcccggcGAGCTGGCCAAGCACGCCGTGTCCGAGGGCACCAAGGCTGTCACCAAGTACACCAGCTCCAAGTAG